GTACTCGAAGACGGCCGCCGGGGTCATGCACACGCCGAACATGTCCAGACTGGACTCCTTGAAAAAGCGCTCCTCCACCAGCCGCCCCAGAAAGGCGAAGAGGTGGTCGTAGAACCCGTCCACGTTCAGGAACACGCAGGGCTTGCGGTGGTAGCCGAGCTGCTTGAGGACCAGCACCTCGATCATCTCCTCGAGGGTGCCGATGCTGCCGGGAAGCGCCACAAAGGCGTCGGCCCGTTCGGCCATGATGGCCTTGCGGTCGCGCATGGTCTCCGTGACGATCAGCTCGTCCGCCTCGCGGTAGGCCAGCTCCAGGTCCGCCAGCCGGTCGGGAATCACGCCTACGACCCGGCCCCCGCCCGCGTGCACCGCGCGCGCGCACTCGCCCATGAGCCCGACATTTCCCGCGCCGTAGACCAGGGTGCAGCCCCGTTCGGCGATGAGCCCGCCCAGCCGCCGCGCGGCCTCCTTGTAGTGTTCACCCGCCGCGTCGGAGGATGCGGCGTAGACGCAGATATGTTTCACGGAATACTCCCGTCAGTCCCGTTGGAGGAGACACACCGTCTCCAGGTGCGGCGTGTGGGGAAAGAGGTCCAGCACCGCCGCGTCGGACACCCGCCAGCCGCCCGCCGCGAGCGCGCGGAGGTCGCGCGCCAGCGTGGCGGGGTCGCAGGACACATAGACTATCCGCGCCGCGTCCGCCGCCGCAAGGGCCGGCGTCAGCGCCGCCGCACCCGTGCGGGGCGGGTCCAGCAGAATCACCCGGTGGCCGCCGGCCGCCACGGCGCGCGCCATGGCCTCCTCGCCGCCCCGGAGATAGTCCCCCGCGCCCGCCGCCCGCGCCGCGTCCACGGCCTCGCCCGCATGGTCCATCCCCGTGACGCGGACCCCCTCCCGCGCCATGCCAAGCGAGAGGTTGCCGTTGCCGCAGTAGAGGTCCAGCAGGGAGCGGCAGCCGCCCGCCATGGCCCGGACCTCCCGCACCAGCAGCCGGTTCAGCAGCAGCCCCGACTGGCAGAAGGTGCCGTTCACCACGGGCACCCCGTCCATTTCGAAGCGGGCGCGGGGCCGCCCGTCGCCCGGCCAGTTCACGTTTTGGAAGTGCCCCGCAAGGCGCGGCCCCGTTGCGGGCGACGCCCAAATTAGGGCCTCCCCCGTTTCCGGGTGGACCGTGACAGTCACGGAACCGCGCACCTTCAGGGGCGCCAGTTCGGCCAGCATTTCATTGACCCGGTCATGGCAGAGGGGGCAGCGCGGCATGGGCAGAATGTCGTGCGTGCGGTGCGCGTAATAGCCCAGGTCCTCGCCGTCGCCGTGGAATTCGGCGCGGGTGCGGTAGCCGAGCCGCTGGGACGGGTCCTCGACCAGCCGCAGTTCCGGGGTGATTTTCGCGATGCGCGCCAGGCAGTCCGCCGCGATGCGCCGCTTCCACTCCGACTGCGCCGGATAGGCCAGGCATCCCCAGAGATAGGCCCGCTCCGCCCTCACCGCCGCGCCGCCCAGGCAGGGCACCCGGTCCGGCGAGGGCCGCTCCACCTTCAGCAGGGTGGCCCACCACGCCGAAGGCGTGCGACGGTTCACCCGCCCCAGCACCCGGTCCCCCGGCAGGGCGAAGGGCACAAAACAGACCCGGCCGTCCACCCGGCCCAGGCCGTCCCCGCCGTGGGCCAGCGTCTCAATCTCGACGGTCACCAGGGTGCCCGGGCCGTTCATTCGGCGGCGTCCCCGGTGTCGCGCGCGGACTCGCGGCGCATGCCACGCAGCGCGGCGAGCATTGCGGCCAGTTCACGCTGGACGCACAGTTCCACAGCCCCCAGGTAGAAAAGGCAGAAAGTCGCCGGGGCCGTCCAGGGCACGGCGGGCTGAAGTGTGGGCGGGTCGGCGCAGACCAGCGCGCAGTGCGCGGGGTCCGGATCGAAAAGCTCAAAGCGCCCGCCCGCCTCCATGCCCAGCAGAATGCCCAGCCCGCCGAGTCCGCCCAGTTCCGCCGCCACCGCCCCGCAGGGGGCCAGCACGCCCGAGGCGGCCACGGCCCGCAGGGCGGGACCCTCCGTCAGCACCCCCGCGCCGTCCCGGCGCAGGGGCAGGCGCTCGAGGGCCAGACGCGCCACGGGGACGGGCGCGCTCCCCGTGTTCAGCAGGGTGATTTCACGGAAAAGACCCGGCAGCTCATGCGGCGCCGTCACCCGCGAGGTGACCACCAGCGGGCCGAAACGCCGCCGCACGGCGAGCGCCGCCCCGGTGGCGGAGCAGGTCTCGCTCCACTCCGGCGCGCCCCATTCCGGGGTCGGGCCGTCCACGCCGGACAGCGCCAGTTCCAGGTCCTCGCCGGGCGTCTCAATCCATTCCACATAGCCCTTGCCGGGGAACACCTGGCGGAACTCCGCCACGCCGCCCATGAATGCGGACCAGTGCCGCTCGCAGCGCGCGTTGCCAATGCGGGCGATGCCGTGGCTGATATGGGTGAAGGCGCGGGTCATGCCGTGAAGCCCCCCGCTGGATTGGCGGGGCCTCCCGGTGCCATGCTGTTGTGCGTCGGTCTCATCCCCGCATTTTGGGCCATGGACGGGCGCAATGGCAAGCCGCGCCGGAACTTTCGCGGGCGCGCGGTGTTTGACCTGACAGGTTGGAAATGGAGCAGCCGATGCCGGACAAGGACGACTGGGCGCTGGCG
This Candidatus Hydrogenedentota bacterium DNA region includes the following protein-coding sequences:
- a CDS encoding TIGR00730 family Rossman fold protein, yielding MKHICVYAASSDAAGEHYKEAARRLGGLIAERGCTLVYGAGNVGLMGECARAVHAGGGRVVGVIPDRLADLELAYREADELIVTETMRDRKAIMAERADAFVALPGSIGTLEEMIEVLVLKQLGYHRKPCVFLNVDGFYDHLFAFLGRLVEERFFKESSLDMFGVCMTPAAVFEYLDGYVPAPPPHKWF
- a CDS encoding class I SAM-dependent RNA methyltransferase, whose translation is MNGPGTLVTVEIETLAHGGDGLGRVDGRVCFVPFALPGDRVLGRVNRRTPSAWWATLLKVERPSPDRVPCLGGAAVRAERAYLWGCLAYPAQSEWKRRIAADCLARIAKITPELRLVEDPSQRLGYRTRAEFHGDGEDLGYYAHRTHDILPMPRCPLCHDRVNEMLAELAPLKVRGSVTVTVHPETGEALIWASPATGPRLAGHFQNVNWPGDGRPRARFEMDGVPVVNGTFCQSGLLLNRLLVREVRAMAGGCRSLLDLYCGNGNLSLGMAREGVRVTGMDHAGEAVDAARAAGAGDYLRGGEEAMARAVAAGGHRVILLDPPRTGAAALTPALAAADAARIVYVSCDPATLARDLRALAAGGWRVSDAAVLDLFPHTPHLETVCLLQRD